A single window of Anopheles moucheti chromosome 2, idAnoMoucSN_F20_07, whole genome shotgun sequence DNA harbors:
- the LOC128302222 gene encoding influenza virus NS1A-binding protein-like isoform X2: MLCNLKSYRFGRFKMTRKNTIKFSYDSDDAMESCGYLKFTDDNMKSNFLQSLSTMRKNRLFCDVVLLVENTEIHAHRNVLACVSPQLMELFSTDAGTLNGGPTAASDAKLPCYRLNGLITKHGLMYLVEYAYTGSLEVPDEMIRDVYLAAWQLKIDSVVKECARHLVSELEPDICIETRSLPGIERNQRFVQEVDAYIAKSFHLVSETAGFLQLPCVLIEVLYQTRQEMSLVAECSLGRLVIDWIRRQMLEDEVSVSSLLERSHMLYLALDNSLQDCADLPPGQESESDLVQDYKRLVLKCPSNKKHRKALKTPGRPRMILYSRDIGDRSDATDAAATEMDWSLVGCSKLSDHSYVALVTLNGNLARLSIQLRLNIPTTPSPINTPDVMSTSVSRDEDLDECQQPELFCEVATMSGPKCGLGVAELEGKLLVCGGYDRAECLRSVESYCPETNSWTQQSNMGEARGRVQIAVIDGTVYAVGGCNGTTELDSVEYLSKAERKWKKMCKLPLARSNAGVCALNGKIYCIGGWNGQSGIKQCDVLKPDENRWFSVAPLHTGRYQAGVTAYGGKLWVVGGSDAWNCLGSVEVYDVEANQWTLGPSLSTARRGCGLAEYNGKLYAVGGSDGTHSLNTTECYDEESKCWVAGPNLTSPRSNVSVAVVQNRLYAIGGFSGKTFLSTVEYLDAATNEWTTFVPQTSANIDSLLENSLRAALQNVRSSSSTSSSPDHLSGNGGANENTFKPIHTALNNEYNRQQHSPKATAGAKQDILFTSVQNSAKTALLDDEQDDHDNGDLSKSNTATKTAQENSISLLQQLAANKCTEIATAGNHSS; the protein is encoded by the exons GTGGTTTTGCTG GTGGAAAACACGGAAATTCATGCGCATCGGAATGTGCTGGCTTGCGTGTCGCCACAGCTGATGGAACTGTTCAGCACGGATGCG GGTACACTGAACGGTGGACCAACCGCTGCCAGTGACGCCAAGCTGCCCTGCTATCGGCTGAACGGACTAATCACCAAGCACGGTCTGATGTATCTGGTCGAGTATGCCTACACCGGATCATTGGAAGTGCCCGATGAGATG ATCCGCGATGTCTATCTCGCTGCCTGGCAGCTGAAGATCGATAGTGTGGTGAAGGAGTGCGCCCGTCATCTGGTGAGCGAGCTGGAGCCGGACATCTGCATCGAGACCCGTTCGCTGCCCGGCATCGAGCGTAACCAGCGCTTCGTGCAGGAAGTGGATGCGTACATCGCGAAAAGCTTCCATCTCGTGTCGGAAACGGCTGGCTTCCTGCAGCTGCCCTGCGTGCTGATCGAGGTGCTGTACCAAACGCGCCAGGAGATGTCGCTGGTGGCGGAATGCTCCCTCGGTCGGCTCGTTATCGATTGGATTCGTCGGCAAATGTTGGAGGATGAAGTATCG GTGTCTTCTCTGCTGGAACGCTCTCATATGCTGTACTTGGCGCTGGACAATTCGCTGCAGGATTGTGCCGATCTGCCACCGGGGCAGGAATCCGAGAGCGATTTGGTGCAGGATTACAAGCGACTGGTGCTCAAGTGTCCAAGCAATAAGAAACATCGTAAAGCACTGAAAACGCCAGGCCGGCCACGGATGATACTGTATAGTCGTGATATCGGTGATCGCAGTGATGCCACAGATGCGGCCGCGACCGAAATGGATTGGAGTTTGGTTGGATGCAGTAAGCTTTCCG ATCACTCTTATGTTGCGCTCGTTACGCTGAATGGCAATCTGGCCCGTCTTTCTATTCAGCTGCGGTTAAACATCCCCACGACACCGTCACCAATCAATACGCCGGATGTGATGAGTACCAGTGTGAGCCGAGATGAAGATCTGGACGAGTGCCAACAGCCGGAACTGTTCTGCGAGGTAGCAACCATGTCCGGGCCGAAATGTGGTCTCGGTGTAGCCGAACTCGAGGGAAAGCTGCTCGTTTGCGGTGGATACGATCGGGCCGAGTGTCTACGGTCGGTAGAATCCTACTGTCCGGAAACTAACAGCTGGACACAGCAGTCGAACATGGGCGAGGCACGTGGACGCGTACAGATAGCTGTTATCGACGGTACGGTGTACGCGGTCGGAGGTTGTAACGGAACGACGGAACTTGATTCGGTGGAGTATCTTTCGAAGGCGGAACGAAAGTGGAAGAAGATGTGTAAACTACCTCTCGCTCGGAGCAATGCGGGCGTGTGTGCGCTGAATGGTAAAATCTATTGCATCGGTGGCTGGAACGGACAGAGCGGTATCAAGCAGTGCGATGTGCTGAAACCGGACGAGAATCGCTGGTTCTCCGTTGCCCCGTTGCATACGGGACGGTATCAGGCTGGCGTTACGGCATACGGTGGCAAGCTGTGGGTCGTCGGTGGAAGTGATGCGTGGAATTGCCTCGGTTCGGTGGAGGTGTACGATGTGGAAGCAAATCAGTGGACGCTGGGACCTTCGCTTTCAACAGCTAG acGTGGTTGTGGATTGGCCGAGTACAATGGCAAACTGTACGCCGTTGGCGGTAGTGATGGTACCCATTCACTGAATACGACCGAGTGCTATGACGAAGAGAGCAAATGTTGGGTCGCCGGACCCAACCTAACTTCCCCGCGTTCCAACGTGTCTGTCGCGGTGGTTCAGAATCGGTTGTACGCAATCGGTGGGTTCTCTGGTAAGACGTTCCTTAGCACGGTTGAATATCTCGACGCAGCTACAAACGAATGGACCACCTTCGTGCCACAAACGAGCGCCAACATTGATTCGTTGCTCGAGAACTCCCTGCGTGCAGCTTTGCAGAACGTGAGGTCCTCATCGTCGACCTCCTCGTCACCGGACCACCTGAGCGGTAACGGTGGGGCCAATGAGAACACCTTCAAACCGATACACACCGCGCTAAATAACGAATACAACCGACAGCAGCATTCGCCAAAGGCAACGGCAGGCGCAAAGCAAGATATTCTGTTCACCTCGGTGCAGAATAGCGCCAAAACGGCTCTGCTAGATGACGAGCAGGACGACCATGACAACGGGGACCTGAGCAAGAGCAATACCGCGACCAAGACAGCCCAGGAGAACAGTATTAGTCTGCTGCAGCAACTGGCGGCCAACAAGTGTACGGAGATAGCGACCGCCGGCAATCATTCCAGCTAA
- the LOC128302222 gene encoding influenza virus NS1A-binding protein-like isoform X3 translates to MRPRIENSIGDDAMESCGYLKFTDDNMKSNFLQSLSTMRKNRLFCDVVLLVENTEIHAHRNVLACVSPQLMELFSTDAGTLNGGPTAASDAKLPCYRLNGLITKHGLMYLVEYAYTGSLEVPDEMIRDVYLAAWQLKIDSVVKECARHLVSELEPDICIETRSLPGIERNQRFVQEVDAYIAKSFHLVSETAGFLQLPCVLIEVLYQTRQEMSLVAECSLGRLVIDWIRRQMLEDEVSVSSLLERSHMLYLALDNSLQDCADLPPGQESESDLVQDYKRLVLKCPSNKKHRKALKTPGRPRMILYSRDIGDRSDATDAAATEMDWSLVGCSKLSDHSYVALVTLNGNLARLSIQLRLNIPTTPSPINTPDVMSTSVSRDEDLDECQQPELFCEVATMSGPKCGLGVAELEGKLLVCGGYDRAECLRSVESYCPETNSWTQQSNMGEARGRVQIAVIDGTVYAVGGCNGTTELDSVEYLSKAERKWKKMCKLPLARSNAGVCALNGKIYCIGGWNGQSGIKQCDVLKPDENRWFSVAPLHTGRYQAGVTAYGGKLWVVGGSDAWNCLGSVEVYDVEANQWTLGPSLSTARRGCGLAEYNGKLYAVGGSDGTHSLNTTECYDEESKCWVAGPNLTSPRSNVSVAVVQNRLYAIGGFSGKTFLSTVEYLDAATNEWTTFVPQTSANIDSLLENSLRAALQNVRSSSSTSSSPDHLSGNGGANENTFKPIHTALNNEYNRQQHSPKATAGAKQDILFTSVQNSAKTALLDDEQDDHDNGDLSKSNTATKTAQENSISLLQQLAANKCTEIATAGNHSS, encoded by the exons GTGGTTTTGCTG GTGGAAAACACGGAAATTCATGCGCATCGGAATGTGCTGGCTTGCGTGTCGCCACAGCTGATGGAACTGTTCAGCACGGATGCG GGTACACTGAACGGTGGACCAACCGCTGCCAGTGACGCCAAGCTGCCCTGCTATCGGCTGAACGGACTAATCACCAAGCACGGTCTGATGTATCTGGTCGAGTATGCCTACACCGGATCATTGGAAGTGCCCGATGAGATG ATCCGCGATGTCTATCTCGCTGCCTGGCAGCTGAAGATCGATAGTGTGGTGAAGGAGTGCGCCCGTCATCTGGTGAGCGAGCTGGAGCCGGACATCTGCATCGAGACCCGTTCGCTGCCCGGCATCGAGCGTAACCAGCGCTTCGTGCAGGAAGTGGATGCGTACATCGCGAAAAGCTTCCATCTCGTGTCGGAAACGGCTGGCTTCCTGCAGCTGCCCTGCGTGCTGATCGAGGTGCTGTACCAAACGCGCCAGGAGATGTCGCTGGTGGCGGAATGCTCCCTCGGTCGGCTCGTTATCGATTGGATTCGTCGGCAAATGTTGGAGGATGAAGTATCG GTGTCTTCTCTGCTGGAACGCTCTCATATGCTGTACTTGGCGCTGGACAATTCGCTGCAGGATTGTGCCGATCTGCCACCGGGGCAGGAATCCGAGAGCGATTTGGTGCAGGATTACAAGCGACTGGTGCTCAAGTGTCCAAGCAATAAGAAACATCGTAAAGCACTGAAAACGCCAGGCCGGCCACGGATGATACTGTATAGTCGTGATATCGGTGATCGCAGTGATGCCACAGATGCGGCCGCGACCGAAATGGATTGGAGTTTGGTTGGATGCAGTAAGCTTTCCG ATCACTCTTATGTTGCGCTCGTTACGCTGAATGGCAATCTGGCCCGTCTTTCTATTCAGCTGCGGTTAAACATCCCCACGACACCGTCACCAATCAATACGCCGGATGTGATGAGTACCAGTGTGAGCCGAGATGAAGATCTGGACGAGTGCCAACAGCCGGAACTGTTCTGCGAGGTAGCAACCATGTCCGGGCCGAAATGTGGTCTCGGTGTAGCCGAACTCGAGGGAAAGCTGCTCGTTTGCGGTGGATACGATCGGGCCGAGTGTCTACGGTCGGTAGAATCCTACTGTCCGGAAACTAACAGCTGGACACAGCAGTCGAACATGGGCGAGGCACGTGGACGCGTACAGATAGCTGTTATCGACGGTACGGTGTACGCGGTCGGAGGTTGTAACGGAACGACGGAACTTGATTCGGTGGAGTATCTTTCGAAGGCGGAACGAAAGTGGAAGAAGATGTGTAAACTACCTCTCGCTCGGAGCAATGCGGGCGTGTGTGCGCTGAATGGTAAAATCTATTGCATCGGTGGCTGGAACGGACAGAGCGGTATCAAGCAGTGCGATGTGCTGAAACCGGACGAGAATCGCTGGTTCTCCGTTGCCCCGTTGCATACGGGACGGTATCAGGCTGGCGTTACGGCATACGGTGGCAAGCTGTGGGTCGTCGGTGGAAGTGATGCGTGGAATTGCCTCGGTTCGGTGGAGGTGTACGATGTGGAAGCAAATCAGTGGACGCTGGGACCTTCGCTTTCAACAGCTAG acGTGGTTGTGGATTGGCCGAGTACAATGGCAAACTGTACGCCGTTGGCGGTAGTGATGGTACCCATTCACTGAATACGACCGAGTGCTATGACGAAGAGAGCAAATGTTGGGTCGCCGGACCCAACCTAACTTCCCCGCGTTCCAACGTGTCTGTCGCGGTGGTTCAGAATCGGTTGTACGCAATCGGTGGGTTCTCTGGTAAGACGTTCCTTAGCACGGTTGAATATCTCGACGCAGCTACAAACGAATGGACCACCTTCGTGCCACAAACGAGCGCCAACATTGATTCGTTGCTCGAGAACTCCCTGCGTGCAGCTTTGCAGAACGTGAGGTCCTCATCGTCGACCTCCTCGTCACCGGACCACCTGAGCGGTAACGGTGGGGCCAATGAGAACACCTTCAAACCGATACACACCGCGCTAAATAACGAATACAACCGACAGCAGCATTCGCCAAAGGCAACGGCAGGCGCAAAGCAAGATATTCTGTTCACCTCGGTGCAGAATAGCGCCAAAACGGCTCTGCTAGATGACGAGCAGGACGACCATGACAACGGGGACCTGAGCAAGAGCAATACCGCGACCAAGACAGCCCAGGAGAACAGTATTAGTCTGCTGCAGCAACTGGCGGCCAACAAGTGTACGGAGATAGCGACCGCCGGCAATCATTCCAGCTAA